A genomic region of Gemmata massiliana contains the following coding sequences:
- a CDS encoding SDR family oxidoreductase produces the protein MKVVIIGGSGLIGKKLSVLLRERGHNAVSASPSSGVNTLTGEGLAGALTGADVVVDVSNSPSFADAAVMEFFVTSTRNLLAAEAAAGVKHHVALSVVGADRLPDSGYMRAKIAQEQLIEAGRVPYTIVRATQFFEFLGGIAGAGSADDVVRLPTAPMQPLAADDVAATLADVVVGTPVNGMVELAGPEALSIADFVGRYLTATGDKRTVVADPNARYFGATLDNRGLAPGANPRTGPTQFADWLNRAELKK, from the coding sequence ATGAAAGTCGTAATTATCGGCGGGAGCGGGCTGATCGGGAAAAAACTGTCGGTCCTCCTTCGCGAGCGCGGGCACAACGCCGTATCCGCGTCCCCGTCGTCCGGTGTCAATACCCTCACCGGCGAAGGGCTGGCCGGAGCACTAACGGGTGCAGACGTCGTTGTGGACGTCTCGAACTCGCCGTCGTTCGCGGACGCCGCGGTGATGGAGTTCTTCGTCACTTCGACGCGGAACCTGCTCGCGGCGGAAGCTGCGGCCGGCGTGAAGCACCACGTCGCACTTTCTGTCGTTGGTGCCGACCGCCTACCTGATAGCGGTTACATGCGAGCAAAGATCGCCCAGGAGCAACTGATCGAAGCGGGCCGAGTGCCGTACACGATCGTTCGAGCCACGCAGTTCTTCGAGTTCCTCGGTGGGATCGCCGGGGCGGGTTCGGCGGATGATGTTGTCCGTCTTCCAACTGCCCCGATGCAGCCACTCGCGGCCGATGATGTGGCAGCGACTCTGGCCGATGTTGTCGTTGGAACGCCGGTAAACGGAATGGTCGAGTTGGCCGGTCCCGAGGCGCTGTCCATTGCCGATTTCGTGGGACGATACCTGACCGCGACTGGGGACAAACGAACCGTAGTCGCCGACCCGAATGCGCGCTACTTTGGTGCCACCCTGGATAACCGCGGGCTCGCCCCCGGAGCGAACCCGCGCACCGGACCAACCCAATTCGCGGACTGGCTTAACCGCGCCGAGTTGAAGAAGTGA
- a CDS encoding helix-turn-helix domain-containing protein — MLDVQVIDDPAAATVALEPMRSRLLSELAAPASAATLATRVGLARQKVNYHLHALEAHGLVRLAQERKWGGLTERLLVATAASYVVSPSALGPVAADPNRKIDRLSASYLIALGARVVREVGDLVRRANEAEKRLATLAVDTEVRFRSPTDRAAFTSELTEAITKLVAKYHDESVPGGRAHRLVVVAHPLPQKSDPKEPS; from the coding sequence ATGCTCGACGTCCAAGTTATCGATGATCCAGCGGCCGCGACGGTGGCTTTGGAGCCCATGCGGAGTCGACTCCTCTCCGAGCTAGCCGCTCCTGCTTCGGCGGCGACGCTGGCCACGCGGGTCGGTTTAGCTCGGCAGAAGGTCAACTACCATTTGCACGCGCTGGAGGCGCACGGGTTGGTACGGTTGGCCCAGGAACGCAAGTGGGGCGGACTGACGGAACGGCTGCTCGTAGCGACGGCCGCTTCCTACGTTGTTTCGCCCAGCGCCCTCGGCCCGGTCGCCGCTGATCCGAACCGGAAAATCGATCGACTGTCCGCGAGCTATCTCATCGCCCTAGGCGCGCGAGTCGTCCGCGAGGTGGGCGATCTCGTTCGCCGGGCGAACGAGGCGGAGAAGCGCCTGGCGACCCTGGCGGTGGACACCGAGGTTCGCTTCCGGTCGCCGACGGACCGGGCTGCGTTCACAAGCGAACTCACCGAGGCCATCACGAAACTCGTTGCGAAGTATCACGATGAATCCGTCCCCGGCGGTCGCGCGCATCGCCTGGTGGTCGTAGCGCACCCTCTGCCACAAAAATCCGATCCCAAGGAGCCGTCATGA